In the Paenibacillus sp. FSL H7-0357 genome, one interval contains:
- a CDS encoding ABC transporter ATP-binding protein, translating into MIKLLKNLSPFKLAVAAVLILIFLQSLGDLYLPTLMSDIVDKGIVQGDRNYIWKIGGFMLLVAGGGAICSIVASYLSAKVAAGFGKNVRSRMFNHVENFTLHEFDKLGTASLITRTTNDITQVQTVLTMMLRMMVGAPMMMIGGIIMAVSEDAKLSLIFVVVIPVLVGAIFFIGMKGLPLFKAIQVKLDKLNRVLREHLTGIRVIRSFNRIDHENRRFTEANKDLTETAIKVNKVMAGLMPIMMLVMNFSMIAILYYGGIRIGDGDLQVGSLMAFIQYAMQIMFSLIMVSMMFVLIPRASASALRINEVLDMQPEITDPTVSELQNTAAVTKKDGRDAMHGFVEFDNVSFSYPGAEQPALSGISFSARPGEITAIIGGTGSGKSTLLSLIPRFYDAIEGAVRVDGVDVREMTQEELRSKIGYIPQKAVLFSGTINENIRYGKEDATDEEIIHAAKVAQAYDFVSAMKEGFNSEIAQGGNNVSGGQKQRLSIARALVRRPEVYLFDDSFSALDFKTDAKLRAALKDETTESTVLIVAQRVSTVMDADRIIVLDDGVIAGIGNHRELMENSEVYREIVSSQLSEEEIA; encoded by the coding sequence TTGATTAAACTATTAAAAAACCTGAGCCCTTTTAAGCTGGCTGTCGCCGCTGTGTTAATCCTTATCTTTCTGCAGTCTCTGGGCGACTTGTACCTCCCTACGCTGATGTCCGATATCGTGGATAAAGGGATCGTGCAGGGCGACCGCAATTATATCTGGAAAATCGGCGGATTTATGCTGCTGGTGGCGGGCGGAGGAGCCATATGCTCTATCGTTGCCAGTTATTTATCGGCAAAGGTTGCTGCCGGCTTCGGTAAAAATGTCCGCTCGCGGATGTTCAATCATGTGGAGAACTTTACGCTGCATGAATTCGACAAGCTGGGTACTGCCTCGCTGATTACGCGTACTACTAATGATATTACACAAGTACAAACCGTACTTACTATGATGCTGCGCATGATGGTCGGCGCTCCGATGATGATGATCGGCGGGATTATCATGGCGGTATCGGAAGATGCCAAGCTTTCCCTTATTTTTGTAGTCGTGATTCCTGTGCTTGTAGGAGCGATATTCTTCATCGGAATGAAGGGCTTGCCGCTGTTCAAGGCGATTCAGGTCAAGCTGGACAAATTAAACCGCGTGCTGCGTGAGCATTTGACCGGTATCCGTGTCATTCGTTCCTTTAACCGGATTGATCATGAGAACAGAAGATTTACTGAAGCGAATAAGGATCTTACGGAAACGGCAATCAAGGTCAACAAGGTGATGGCCGGCCTGATGCCGATTATGATGCTCGTGATGAACTTTTCGATGATTGCCATTCTGTATTACGGCGGAATCCGGATTGGCGATGGCGATCTGCAGGTAGGTTCATTGATGGCATTTATTCAATATGCAATGCAGATAATGTTCTCCTTAATCATGGTGTCGATGATGTTCGTGCTTATTCCCCGGGCCTCTGCCTCCGCACTGCGTATCAATGAAGTGCTGGATATGCAGCCTGAGATTACAGATCCTACGGTGTCTGAGCTTCAGAACACGGCTGCAGTAACGAAGAAGGATGGCCGGGATGCTATGCATGGGTTTGTTGAATTTGACAATGTTTCCTTCTCCTATCCCGGTGCGGAGCAGCCTGCGCTGTCCGGAATCAGCTTCAGCGCGCGGCCCGGTGAGATTACAGCGATCATCGGCGGTACAGGCTCGGGTAAATCGACCCTGCTGAGCCTGATTCCGAGATTCTATGACGCCATTGAAGGCGCCGTGCGTGTGGATGGCGTAGATGTGCGCGAGATGACGCAGGAAGAGCTGCGGAGCAAGATCGGATATATTCCGCAGAAGGCGGTGTTGTTCTCCGGCACGATCAACGAGAATATCCGCTACGGTAAAGAAGATGCTACGGATGAGGAGATCATTCATGCGGCAAAGGTAGCACAGGCCTATGATTTCGTCTCTGCGATGAAGGAAGGCTTCAACTCCGAAATTGCCCAGGGCGGGAACAACGTGTCCGGCGGCCAGAAGCAGCGGCTGTCGATTGCCCGTGCACTGGTAAGAAGACCGGAAGTGTACCTGTTCGACGACAGCTTCTCGGCACTTGATTTCAAGACCGATGCCAAGCTGCGCGCCGCGCTCAAAGACGAAACAACGGAATCAACGGTTCTGATCGTCGCCCAGCGGGTCAGCACGGTTATGGATGCTGACCGGATTATTGTGCTGGATGACGGCGTGATTGCCGGCATCGGCAACCATCGTGAACTGATGGAGAACAGCGAAGTGTACCGCGAGATCGTATCCTCGCAGTTGTCAGAGGAGGAAATAGCATGA
- a CDS encoding MarR family winged helix-turn-helix transcriptional regulator, which produces MTLLICLAKRSHSLDEGLKVSELSRFLGLMPPTVTQLINSLEAKDMVLRVADPSDRRVVRIKLTEQGKVITRKAKHHMDASLNKLAEHLGEEECNHLADLLLKVHAFVEDNPPPNLDLLQMNGDEKLD; this is translated from the coding sequence ATGACTTTATTGATATGTCTTGCCAAGCGGTCCCATTCCCTGGATGAAGGACTAAAGGTTTCGGAACTGAGCCGATTCCTGGGGCTGATGCCGCCAACCGTTACCCAGCTAATCAACAGTCTTGAAGCCAAAGACATGGTTCTCAGGGTGGCTGATCCCTCCGACCGGAGAGTTGTCCGTATTAAGCTGACGGAGCAGGGGAAAGTTATCACACGCAAAGCCAAACATCATATGGATGCATCGCTGAACAAACTGGCGGAACATTTGGGCGAAGAAGAGTGCAACCATCTGGCAGACCTTCTGCTGAAGGTCCACGCATTCGTAGAAGATAATCCGCCGCCTAATCTAGACCTGCTACAAATGAACGGAGATGAGAAACTTGATTAA
- a CDS encoding aspartyl-phosphate phosphatase Spo0E family protein gives MNLYQASHEEHRRDYREDELFLTIESLRSQLLEVAQERSLSDHTVVELSQRLDGYIVMAQKQMMEGLRSRNNAASAFGKVTKSQRVRSKAALQQ, from the coding sequence GTGAACTTATACCAGGCTTCCCACGAGGAACATAGAAGAGATTACAGAGAAGACGAGTTGTTTTTAACTATAGAGAGCCTTAGAAGTCAATTGCTGGAGGTGGCGCAGGAGCGCAGTCTGAGCGACCATACAGTCGTTGAGCTCAGCCAGCGTCTGGACGGCTACATTGTAATGGCTCAGAAGCAAATGATGGAAGGCCTGCGCAGCCGCAATAATGCAGCTTCCGCTTTCGGCAAAGTTACCAAGAGCCAAAGGGTAAGAAGCAAGGCAGCACTGCAGCAGTAG
- the cidR gene encoding cidABC operon transcriptional activator CidR, whose protein sequence is MDIRQLQYFVQAARLNSFSRAAESLYISQPTISKMIRNLENELGADLFYREGKSIRLTDAGEILLSKAQNIVESFASLSSELDSLRNLKRGHIRIGLPPMVGASFFPAVIGEFHRRYPEVTIRLHEDGAKKVEDDVETGLLDIGAIVLPVDTAKFHCFTFVEEKLELLVPIGHRLTGTDSVPLKELAEEEFVLFREDFALHDRIITECVKAGFQPRVVYESSQWDLISRMVAAGMGIALLPETICRDMDRSRISVIPLTEPVIPWQLGMIWRRDRYLSFAAREWITFAMGVLGQRYSPPGMSIQRNE, encoded by the coding sequence ATGGATATCCGCCAATTACAGTACTTTGTCCAGGCGGCCAGGTTGAATAGCTTTTCCAGAGCGGCGGAGTCGCTCTATATCTCACAGCCCACGATCAGCAAAATGATCCGCAACCTTGAGAATGAGCTGGGTGCGGACCTCTTTTACCGTGAAGGCAAGAGCATAAGGCTGACAGATGCAGGGGAGATTCTGCTCTCCAAGGCGCAAAATATAGTGGAGTCGTTCGCCAGCCTCTCCTCCGAGCTGGACAGCCTGCGCAACCTGAAGCGCGGGCATATCCGCATCGGCCTGCCGCCCATGGTGGGCGCCAGCTTCTTTCCGGCCGTCATCGGAGAATTTCACCGGCGGTATCCCGAGGTTACCATCCGGCTGCATGAGGACGGAGCCAAAAAAGTGGAGGATGATGTGGAAACGGGGCTGCTTGATATCGGGGCGATTGTGCTGCCCGTGGATACGGCAAAGTTTCATTGCTTTACTTTTGTAGAGGAGAAACTGGAGCTTCTGGTGCCGATAGGACACCGGCTGACCGGTACAGACAGTGTTCCTCTGAAAGAACTGGCGGAGGAGGAGTTTGTGCTGTTTCGCGAGGATTTTGCCCTGCATGACCGGATCATAACAGAATGCGTAAAAGCCGGATTTCAGCCCAGAGTTGTATATGAGAGTTCACAGTGGGACCTGATTAGCCGGATGGTGGCTGCCGGGATGGGTATCGCACTGCTGCCGGAGACCATCTGCCGTGACATGGACCGATCCAGAATCTCTGTGATTCCTTTAACAGAGCCTGTTATTCCCTGGCAGCTGGGGATGATCTGGCGCAGAGACCGGTATTTGTCCTTTGCCGCGCGGGAATGGATAACTTTTGCCATGGGAGTCCTTGGCCAGCGTTACAGTCCTCCGGGAATGTCGATTCAGAGGAATGAATGA
- a CDS encoding CidA/LrgA family protein — protein MKKLSLGLLQVAGLTIFSMLINTLTPLLHIPIPGSIIGMILLFLLLESGVIRLNWVEVGASWLLAELLLFFIPSAIGVMKYSSLLEADGLQVLAVVLVGTFAVMAGSGLLTGAIYKVKERKS, from the coding sequence ATGAAAAAGTTATCCCTAGGCTTGCTGCAGGTAGCCGGACTTACAATATTCTCAATGCTTATCAATACATTGACTCCACTACTTCATATACCTATTCCCGGAAGCATTATCGGGATGATCCTCTTGTTCCTGCTCTTGGAATCCGGCGTCATCCGCCTGAACTGGGTGGAAGTCGGTGCCTCTTGGCTGCTTGCCGAGCTGCTGCTGTTCTTTATCCCTTCCGCTATCGGAGTGATGAAATATTCGAGTCTGCTTGAAGCAGACGGCCTTCAAGTGCTGGCGGTTGTACTTGTCGGCACATTTGCGGTAATGGCCGGTTCAGGCCTGCTTACGGGAGCCATCTATAAAGTGAAGGAGCGTAAAAGCTGA
- a CDS encoding CidB/LrgB family autolysis modulator encodes MITGLLLLGLTIAVYLISKRIYASSTKMYASPLIITPLAMILFLLLMGIPYESYNAGGKWLTDLLQPATIAFAIPLHKNFKVLKKHAAEIAAGVFSGTVIAVLSSMLLAKWLHLSGELATSLVPRSVTTPIAMSISQSIGGVPSITAVFVILTGVLGTLMGPTVLRLFRIDNEIARGVSLGTAAHGTGTSKAFELSSLTGTISSISMILTALFSIGLAPALLAVFLH; translated from the coding sequence ATGATTACAGGACTGCTGCTGCTAGGTCTCACCATTGCTGTGTATCTCATCTCCAAACGTATTTATGCCTCCAGCACCAAGATGTATGCTTCTCCGCTCATCATAACACCTTTGGCGATGATCCTCTTTCTGCTATTGATGGGCATCCCTTATGAATCTTACAATGCGGGAGGCAAATGGCTTACAGATCTGCTGCAGCCGGCGACCATCGCCTTTGCAATCCCACTCCATAAAAACTTCAAAGTACTCAAAAAACACGCCGCCGAAATTGCGGCGGGCGTGTTCTCGGGTACAGTAATTGCAGTGCTCTCCTCGATGCTGCTGGCAAAGTGGCTGCATTTAAGCGGGGAACTGGCGACCAGCCTGGTACCCCGTTCGGTGACGACACCGATTGCCATGAGCATCTCGCAAAGCATTGGCGGCGTCCCGAGCATTACGGCTGTTTTCGTAATTCTCACCGGCGTGCTGGGAACATTGATGGGGCCAACCGTACTCCGCCTCTTCCGCATTGACAACGAAATTGCGCGCGGTGTATCGCTGGGAACCGCCGCACACGGCACAGGGACATCCAAGGCCTTTGAGCTGAGCTCCCTGACCGGTACCATCTCCAGTATCTCGATGATTCTGACGGCGCTGTTCTCGATCGGACTTGCACCGGCACTTCTCGCGGTATTCCTCCACTAG
- a CDS encoding Gfo/Idh/MocA family protein → MTLNIGIVGTGWFSKMHADLLTGMEDVSLKAICGSSKQKGEDMARPYGAEGYGEITEMLEAHKLDAVYICVPPQSHGAIERALIKREIPFFIEKPLGSSTEIPASLLQDIKEHNLLTSVGYHFRYQENITRLKQSLSGDKVGMIVGQWMGGMPGVAWWRNQEQSGGQFTEQTTHIVDLLRYLAGEVTEVYGMFGNRIMHEQHENVTVADVGTVSLKLANGVVANISNTCVLPGEVGRVGLSFYNDNGLLDWNPERLLEVRSGDSKEFANAGNPYAVETEAFLHAVRTGDRSRILSDYEDGYKTLKVTCAAYESAQRGLPVKL, encoded by the coding sequence ATGACACTTAATATCGGAATCGTAGGAACAGGCTGGTTCTCCAAGATGCACGCCGATTTGCTCACAGGCATGGAGGATGTGTCTCTGAAAGCCATCTGCGGCAGCAGCAAGCAGAAGGGTGAAGATATGGCCCGTCCGTATGGAGCGGAGGGTTATGGTGAAATAACAGAGATGCTGGAAGCCCATAAGCTGGATGCCGTGTACATTTGTGTGCCTCCACAATCGCATGGAGCAATAGAGCGGGCGCTGATTAAGAGAGAGATTCCTTTCTTTATCGAGAAACCGCTGGGGTCAAGCACGGAAATTCCGGCAAGTCTGCTGCAGGATATTAAAGAACATAATTTGCTGACCTCGGTTGGCTATCATTTCCGTTATCAGGAGAACATAACGCGGCTGAAGCAATCCCTGAGTGGAGATAAGGTAGGAATGATTGTCGGACAATGGATGGGAGGGATGCCCGGCGTAGCCTGGTGGCGCAACCAGGAACAATCCGGCGGACAATTCACGGAACAGACGACCCATATCGTCGATCTGCTGCGTTATCTGGCCGGCGAGGTGACAGAAGTATATGGTATGTTCGGCAACCGGATCATGCATGAGCAGCACGAGAATGTAACGGTAGCCGATGTGGGCACAGTGTCGCTGAAGCTGGCAAACGGCGTGGTTGCGAATATTTCCAATACCTGTGTGCTGCCGGGCGAGGTTGGCCGTGTCGGACTCAGCTTCTACAATGACAACGGGCTGCTGGACTGGAATCCGGAACGTCTGCTGGAGGTGCGCAGCGGCGACAGCAAGGAATTCGCCAATGCAGGCAATCCTTACGCAGTGGAGACCGAAGCTTTCCTGCATGCGGTGCGGACCGGAGACCGCTCACGGATTCTCAGCGATTATGAGGACGGCTACAAAACGCTGAAAGTAACCTGCGCGGCATATGAGTCGGCTCAGCGCGGCCTGCCGGTGAAACTTTAG
- a CDS encoding ATP-dependent DNA helicase, which produces MEYAEIVLSVRSLVEYVFSSGSLEPGFRSGAAMVEGTRIHQHIQKQYKEGDRKEVYLKTEIAHEGLIFMIDGRCDGLLTGEDGSVTVEEIKSTAGPLDPAFEGREVHWAQAYMYAYMICLAQELTSIEVKLTYVRRGGEEQRSLYRQLSKEELIAFAVDTVAKYAPYAELMVRHEAQKEASIRGLSFPFAEYRQGQRHFAAAVYKSVTEGVNLFAQAPTGIGKTMSTLFPALKALGEGKAAGLFYLTAKTVNRFAAQEAIAMLLKGGLHVHAITLTAKEKACFRDEGLCTKDFCPFADGYYDRINNALLDMLEHETLMTQDVIARYAKRHQVCPFEFSLDAAYACDAVICDYNYIYDPRISLKRLPEERKKKTVLLVDEAHNLVDRGREMYSASLAKAPFLSLQRQYKTVNRSLGVAAKAVNAFFIALRKRCSEEGAGEWTMYPEELPALLESFAAEAELELLSPSPISLVAQEGEEDGEGGLLDTYYAVQGMLRTFKTYDERYVTYAEVQRGDVVLKLFNLDPSFLLQQMGKSYRSQIFFSATLSPLSFYRDMIGAGEEDYSLSVPSPFHKEQWQVSVLPVSTRYRDRADSLLPLSDALKGLVSRKGNYLVFFPSYVYLQNVYEIFADKYPEVPTLVQSSGMSEPEREQFLSSFRPDNPETLLGFAVLGGIFSEGVDLPGDRLNGVMVVGVGLPQVGLERNLLREYFQSRGKNGFDYAYVYPGMCKVLQAGGRLIRSENDSGSIVLADDRFLQYPYQQLLPGEWRNYLVLA; this is translated from the coding sequence ATGGAATATGCGGAAATAGTTCTTTCAGTGAGATCCCTCGTGGAATATGTCTTTAGCAGCGGCAGTCTGGAGCCGGGATTCCGCAGTGGAGCAGCGATGGTGGAGGGTACGCGTATTCATCAGCACATTCAGAAGCAGTATAAGGAAGGAGACCGTAAAGAAGTCTACCTGAAGACAGAAATTGCCCATGAAGGCCTTATATTTATGATCGACGGACGCTGCGACGGCCTGCTCACCGGGGAGGACGGAAGTGTAACGGTCGAAGAGATCAAATCAACTGCCGGTCCGCTCGACCCTGCTTTCGAAGGCCGGGAGGTGCACTGGGCGCAGGCATACATGTACGCTTATATGATATGTCTAGCACAGGAGCTTACTTCTATTGAGGTCAAGCTTACCTATGTCCGGCGGGGCGGTGAAGAGCAGCGGAGCCTCTACAGGCAGTTGTCCAAAGAAGAGCTGATTGCCTTTGCCGTTGATACGGTAGCGAAGTATGCCCCTTATGCTGAGCTGATGGTCAGGCATGAGGCGCAGAAGGAAGCCAGCATCCGCGGGCTGTCGTTTCCCTTTGCCGAATACCGGCAGGGACAGCGGCATTTTGCGGCTGCGGTCTATAAATCAGTCACGGAGGGCGTCAATCTGTTCGCCCAAGCCCCGACCGGCATCGGCAAAACGATGTCCACCCTCTTTCCTGCGCTCAAAGCATTGGGAGAAGGCAAGGCAGCCGGGCTGTTCTATTTGACCGCTAAGACGGTTAACCGGTTCGCCGCGCAGGAGGCAATAGCCATGCTGCTGAAAGGCGGGCTTCATGTGCATGCTATTACGCTTACGGCAAAGGAGAAAGCCTGTTTTCGTGATGAGGGGCTGTGCACCAAAGACTTCTGTCCCTTTGCCGACGGATATTATGACCGGATCAATAACGCGCTGCTGGACATGCTGGAGCACGAGACGCTGATGACACAGGATGTGATTGCCAGATATGCCAAGAGACATCAGGTTTGCCCGTTTGAATTTTCTCTGGATGCCGCCTATGCCTGTGATGCCGTTATATGTGATTACAATTATATTTATGATCCCCGTATCAGCTTAAAGCGGCTGCCTGAGGAACGGAAGAAGAAGACGGTGCTGCTGGTGGATGAGGCGCATAATCTGGTGGACCGGGGGAGGGAGATGTACTCGGCCAGTCTGGCGAAGGCTCCGTTCCTCTCGCTGCAGCGGCAGTACAAGACTGTCAACCGCTCACTCGGCGTTGCCGCCAAAGCGGTGAATGCTTTTTTCATTGCCCTGCGCAAACGCTGCAGTGAAGAAGGGGCAGGTGAATGGACGATGTATCCGGAGGAGCTGCCTGCCCTGCTGGAGAGTTTTGCCGCAGAAGCGGAGCTTGAGCTGCTCAGCCCTTCGCCTATTTCGCTGGTTGCACAGGAGGGGGAAGAAGACGGCGAAGGCGGGCTTTTGGATACGTATTATGCGGTGCAGGGGATGCTGCGCACGTTCAAAACCTATGATGAAAGGTATGTCACCTATGCGGAAGTCCAGCGCGGGGATGTGGTGCTGAAGCTGTTCAATCTGGACCCCTCTTTTTTGCTGCAGCAAATGGGCAAGAGCTACCGCAGCCAGATCTTCTTCTCGGCTACGCTGTCGCCGCTTTCCTTTTACAGAGACATGATCGGCGCGGGCGAGGAAGACTACAGCCTGAGTGTACCCTCTCCCTTTCATAAGGAGCAGTGGCAGGTGTCTGTGCTGCCAGTATCCACCCGTTACCGCGACCGGGCGGATTCTCTGCTTCCGCTGAGTGATGCACTGAAAGGATTGGTCTCCCGGAAAGGCAACTATCTGGTGTTCTTTCCTTCGTATGTCTATTTGCAGAATGTTTATGAGATATTCGCGGACAAATATCCGGAGGTCCCCACGCTGGTGCAGAGCAGCGGCATGAGTGAACCCGAGCGGGAGCAATTCCTCTCCTCTTTTCGCCCGGATAACCCGGAAACGCTGCTTGGCTTCGCTGTGCTGGGTGGGATATTCTCAGAAGGTGTGGATTTGCCCGGTGACCGCCTGAACGGTGTGATGGTTGTAGGGGTAGGCTTGCCGCAGGTAGGGCTGGAGCGTAATCTGCTGCGTGAATATTTCCAGTCCCGGGGCAAGAACGGTTTTGATTACGCCTATGTCTATCCCGGCATGTGCAAGGTGCTGCAGGCCGGGGGCAGGCTGATCCGCAGCGAGAATGACAGCGGAAGCATTGTGCTCGCAGATGACCGGTTCCTGCAATATCCATACCAGCAGCTGCTCCCCGGGGAATGGAGAAACTACCTTGTACTGGCTTAA